A portion of the Paenibacillus marchantiae genome contains these proteins:
- a CDS encoding endonuclease MutS2: MNEKTLTSLGYPQIQKNVAACALSYLGKRYARDMKPMVDASLIQMRLDETAEAAALIRYGASVPIPSLDGMETIMDLLGTGYLFTERDFSNLAQFLRSCAQLMKYMEGKSEVAPTVSRYASSMIWMESLLSEIERCIHSGRIQDQASKELIRIRKKMTVNEERMKRKLDSLISKHRSIMQENVISQRGGRTVLPIKKEFRKHVKGSVLDESGSGQTVYIEPAELVGLQMELSSLQAEESREEMKILGDLTSLAESYNREISLNTETVGILDFLFAKAKYAATMDGRTVRVNAIGRVRLHHARHPFMGASMVPLDFAIGQTYSSLIITGPNTGGKTVALKTLGLLTLMMQSGLLVPVAEDGEMAVYHEIAVDIGDGQSLEQALSTFSAHIRNMIGILEQADSSTLVLIDEMASGTDPGEGVGLSIAMLEELHSRGATVIATTHFGEIKHFAASTPGFENARMEFDTVSLQPLYRLRIGEAGDSYAYFIALKLGMPQRIIERSKLISDQGVSQSVSSTSSPSVPNVSSTSSQINSTVEQEQLNEARNTIKPTSPSVQTGTRKQSADRPETLEPAPPAKAFRKGDRVYAAYLNQSGIVCDVEDSRGNIGVMLRGRKVKIHKKRLTLHISADELYPGDYDLDIVLESKENRKKRKLISRKHVEGLKIELPPEE, encoded by the coding sequence TTGGGCAAACGTTACGCAAGAGACATGAAGCCAATGGTCGACGCTTCTCTGATTCAAATGCGGCTAGATGAGACCGCTGAAGCGGCTGCTTTGATTCGTTACGGTGCCAGTGTGCCCATTCCTTCACTGGATGGCATGGAGACCATCATGGATCTGCTCGGCACCGGTTATTTATTTACGGAACGTGATTTCAGCAATCTCGCCCAATTTCTGCGCAGCTGCGCACAGCTTATGAAATACATGGAGGGCAAATCCGAAGTGGCCCCCACAGTTAGTCGCTACGCTTCATCCATGATATGGATGGAATCCCTGCTCAGCGAGATTGAACGCTGTATCCATAGTGGACGCATTCAGGATCAGGCGAGCAAGGAGCTGATACGTATTCGTAAAAAAATGACGGTGAATGAGGAACGCATGAAGCGCAAGCTGGATTCTCTAATAAGCAAACACCGCTCCATCATGCAGGAAAATGTGATTAGTCAGCGTGGTGGAAGAACCGTGCTGCCCATTAAGAAAGAATTCCGCAAACACGTTAAAGGCAGTGTGCTGGATGAATCAGGAAGTGGCCAAACCGTATATATTGAACCTGCTGAATTAGTAGGTCTGCAAATGGAGCTGTCTTCACTGCAAGCCGAGGAATCACGGGAGGAGATGAAAATTCTCGGTGACTTAACCTCCCTGGCAGAGTCTTATAATCGTGAAATTTCGTTAAATACGGAAACGGTAGGGATTCTGGATTTCCTATTTGCCAAAGCGAAATATGCGGCCACCATGGATGGACGAACTGTACGCGTCAATGCCATTGGACGTGTTCGGCTTCATCATGCCCGCCATCCGTTTATGGGTGCATCCATGGTTCCGCTTGATTTTGCAATTGGTCAAACTTATTCCTCGCTAATCATTACCGGGCCGAATACGGGTGGCAAAACGGTTGCACTCAAAACATTGGGTCTGCTCACATTGATGATGCAATCTGGTCTGCTTGTGCCTGTCGCTGAAGATGGCGAGATGGCCGTGTATCATGAAATTGCTGTTGATATCGGCGATGGACAGAGCCTGGAGCAAGCACTCAGTACCTTTTCTGCACATATTCGCAACATGATTGGCATCCTGGAGCAAGCCGATTCATCGACACTTGTGCTTATTGACGAGATGGCCTCCGGTACCGATCCCGGTGAGGGAGTGGGACTCTCGATCGCCATGCTGGAGGAGCTGCACAGCCGTGGAGCTACCGTTATCGCTACAACCCATTTTGGGGAAATCAAACATTTTGCAGCATCCACGCCTGGATTTGAGAATGCAAGAATGGAATTTGATACGGTCTCTCTTCAACCTCTTTATCGATTGCGGATCGGAGAAGCCGGGGACAGCTATGCCTATTTCATTGCACTGAAATTGGGTATGCCACAGCGTATTATTGAGCGCTCCAAGCTCATTTCAGATCAGGGTGTCTCGCAAAGTGTCTCTTCCACCTCCTCTCCATCCGTGCCTAACGTAAGTTCAACGTCATCGCAAATAAACAGCACGGTTGAACAAGAACAATTGAATGAAGCAAGGAACACGATAAAACCTACCAGCCCGTCCGTACAGACTGGAACTAGAAAGCAATCTGCTGATCGGCCTGAAACATTAGAACCCGCGCCCCCTGCCAAAGCATTCCGAAAAGGGGATCGCGTCTATGCAGCTTATCTGAACCAGTCAGGCATCGTATGTGATGTGGAGGACAGTCGCGGAAATATCGGAGTCATGCTGCGTGGACGTAAAGTCAAAATTCATAAGAAACGTCTAACTCTGCACATCTCCGCAGATGAACTATATCCGGGTGACTATGACCTCGACATTGTGCTGGAGTCCAAAGAGAACCGAAAGAAACGCAAACTGATTAGTCGCAAGCATGTGGAAGGACTGAAAATTGAATTGCCCCCTGAAGAATAA
- a CDS encoding cysteine-rich CWC family protein has translation MSVEQDTKKVTPEVLVCPLCGEANGCSYAAGRPHSECWCNRAVFPEGVFDPIPADQRRKSCICEACLDTYKKKTEQNKEPHS, from the coding sequence ATGTCTGTTGAGCAGGATACAAAGAAAGTCACTCCAGAAGTTCTTGTATGTCCTTTATGCGGTGAGGCCAATGGCTGCTCCTATGCGGCTGGTCGTCCTCATTCAGAATGCTGGTGTAACCGGGCTGTGTTCCCAGAAGGGGTATTTGACCCCATTCCGGCAGACCAGCGCAGGAAGTCCTGCATCTGCGAGGCATGTCTGGATACGTATAAAAAGAAGACAGAGCAAAATAAAGAGCCCCACAGTTAA
- a CDS encoding mannitol-1-phosphate 5-dehydrogenase, translating to MKALHFGAGNIGRGFIGLILSRAGYNVVFSDVNQELVKALEQRGEYTVELANEAKDLETVTGVSAIDGTNLDTVAQNVAEAELITTAVGVNILKHIAPGIAKGLTSRLGTGDVFQPLHIIACENAIGASTQLKEHVYGLLDERTRLLADQYVYFPDSAVDRIVPIQHHEDPLHVQVEPFYEWVVDRSQMAPAFKPVEGVMYVDDLEPYIERKLFTVNTGHCIAAYIGYVNGFDTIQKAIADEKVKSIVYGALQETGAVLVKRFGFNADDHQLYIAKILERFVNPHLTDEVTRVGRSPLRKLSPNDRLVRPALQAYEYGTETTLLAMGMAAACKFDVSEDPEAVELQTTIQQKGIEAALSQYTSMDESHPVLKQAVAHYQQMQK from the coding sequence ATGAAGGCCCTTCACTTTGGAGCAGGTAATATTGGACGTGGCTTTATCGGTTTGATTCTGTCCCGTGCAGGCTACAATGTTGTTTTCTCCGACGTTAACCAGGAGCTGGTTAAGGCTCTAGAGCAGCGTGGAGAGTATACGGTTGAACTGGCTAACGAGGCCAAAGACCTGGAGACAGTTACCGGTGTGAGTGCAATCGATGGAACCAATCTGGATACCGTTGCTCAGAATGTTGCAGAAGCTGAACTGATCACAACTGCAGTGGGCGTGAACATTCTGAAACATATTGCTCCCGGTATTGCCAAAGGACTTACGTCCAGACTGGGAACGGGCGATGTCTTCCAACCCCTTCACATTATTGCCTGTGAAAATGCAATTGGAGCCAGCACTCAGCTGAAAGAACATGTATATGGCCTGCTTGATGAGCGGACTCGCCTGCTTGCGGATCAGTACGTGTATTTCCCGGACTCTGCCGTAGATCGGATTGTGCCGATTCAGCATCATGAAGATCCGTTGCATGTACAGGTAGAGCCTTTCTATGAATGGGTTGTTGACCGTTCACAAATGGCTCCTGCGTTCAAACCGGTTGAGGGCGTAATGTATGTGGATGATCTGGAGCCTTATATCGAACGGAAGCTGTTTACCGTAAATACGGGACACTGTATTGCCGCTTATATTGGATATGTGAACGGGTTTGATACAATTCAGAAGGCTATTGCCGATGAAAAAGTCAAATCCATCGTATATGGTGCCTTGCAGGAAACCGGAGCCGTTTTGGTGAAGCGTTTTGGATTCAATGCCGACGATCATCAGTTGTACATTGCCAAAATATTGGAACGGTTCGTTAACCCGCATCTAACGGATGAGGTAACTCGTGTAGGACGTTCTCCACTGCGGAAACTGTCCCCGAATGACCGTCTGGTTCGCCCAGCTCTCCAGGCTTACGAGTATGGAACGGAGACAACACTTTTGGCGATGGGTATGGCCGCTGCCTGCAAGTTTGACGTATCCGAAGACCCGGAAGCGGTGGAACTCCAGACTACGATCCAGCAAAAAGGGATTGAAGCAGCACTCAGCCAGTATACGTCCATGGATGAGAGTCATCCTGTACTGAAGCAGGCTGTAGCGCATTATCAACAAATGCAGAAGTAA
- a CDS encoding PTS sugar transporter subunit IIA, translating to MSVLTKDKVIMNATAQDKYEAIRMAGQILKDAGHITAEYIDKMLEREEIVSTYVGNGLAIPHGTKESKSFILSTGISVIQFPQGVDFGEEKAYMVIGIAAQGGEHMEILTSIAVICAEEENMEALRHAQTAEEVITILESEMEL from the coding sequence ATGAGTGTGTTAACTAAAGATAAAGTCATCATGAATGCAACGGCTCAGGACAAATACGAAGCGATTCGTATGGCAGGTCAAATTTTGAAAGACGCGGGACATATCACCGCTGAATACATCGACAAAATGCTGGAGCGTGAAGAGATTGTCTCCACGTATGTCGGCAACGGACTTGCGATTCCACACGGCACGAAGGAATCCAAATCATTCATCCTGTCCACAGGCATTTCCGTCATTCAGTTCCCGCAAGGTGTTGATTTTGGGGAAGAAAAAGCGTATATGGTAATTGGTATCGCCGCTCAAGGTGGAGAACATATGGAGATCCTGACCAGCATCGCAGTCATCTGCGCCGAGGAAGAGAACATGGAAGCTTTGCGTCATGCTCAAACCGCTGAAGAAGTCATCACTATTTTGGAAAGTGAAATGGAACTATGA
- a CDS encoding BglG family transcription antiterminator yields the protein MSNITRRQREIVEFLLEHPHEVTAGDIAVAVKVSTRTVHRELQMIEQWLEPLGMRLEKKSGTGVRIDPGSDDLAVLRQQLELNEYVEFTPEERKLFMLCILLDESEPVKLLALASDLKVTVSTASNDLDDLEPRIQLAGLKLVRRRGYGVKINGSELAHRMAISALALEYLDESDLFGRQAEQGVSKVNSKLLEMIGHEDVLTVENALWQPDIEWLENIPERQYMKLLIQLSVAVVRIRKGFGIGRGTQQDKNDVGNPLQDERKVPEYLASRLCGVLSAQLGLEFVGEEQAYFHRLLVEIEQSIHSSRLLPIDDLVLLDMVRSLTDRMQEKTHYSFHEDRLLREGLIAHMEPVLERMDGRQLIRNPLLQQIRKDYESLFEDVKKAVREAWPNTDVPDEEIGFLVMHFGASIERLRVLKREIRAVVVCTSGIGSSRMLSSRLSKEIPEIRIVDSVSWYEAARIPKTEYDLVLSTVDLPMDKHQYYKVSPLLTAEESERLRHFIRTTTLQREHSPPPEADSRTTGRISDPVGLEATLIEIVQIIGKFQVFPLDNQEIGFLETAYAMCSVLHQSGVLNNPDEIARLLEEREAVGSQKIPGTSLALFHTRSDGIHSPSITLFQLTEPLLRTPEDPAGVSHVLLMLGPRQLSKESLEVLSEISALLLQEEMIALLEKGNRDDLIHYLSQELAGFYRSKTEIGGIQT from the coding sequence ATGAGTAATATTACAAGGAGACAGCGTGAGATCGTGGAGTTCCTGCTGGAGCATCCTCATGAGGTAACTGCTGGCGATATAGCTGTTGCGGTCAAAGTAAGCACTCGTACCGTACATCGAGAGTTGCAGATGATTGAACAATGGCTTGAGCCCCTTGGCATGAGATTGGAAAAAAAATCGGGAACCGGGGTTCGAATTGATCCCGGTTCCGATGATTTGGCCGTATTGCGTCAACAACTTGAGCTTAACGAATATGTGGAGTTTACGCCCGAAGAGCGTAAACTCTTCATGCTTTGTATTTTGCTGGATGAATCCGAGCCTGTGAAGCTGCTTGCATTGGCCTCAGATCTGAAGGTGACCGTGTCTACGGCAAGCAATGATCTGGACGATCTGGAACCACGCATTCAGCTGGCTGGATTGAAGCTGGTTCGCAGGCGTGGATATGGGGTCAAGATCAATGGAAGCGAGCTGGCTCATCGCATGGCTATTTCCGCGCTCGCTCTTGAATATCTGGATGAATCCGATTTGTTCGGTAGACAGGCGGAGCAGGGAGTTTCCAAAGTAAACAGCAAACTTCTGGAAATGATAGGGCATGAGGATGTACTTACGGTCGAAAATGCATTATGGCAGCCGGATATTGAGTGGTTGGAAAATATCCCGGAACGTCAATACATGAAGCTGCTGATCCAATTGTCTGTAGCGGTTGTGCGGATTCGCAAAGGTTTTGGCATAGGTCGGGGCACACAACAGGACAAAAATGACGTTGGAAATCCACTGCAAGATGAGCGGAAGGTGCCGGAATATTTGGCTTCACGGTTGTGCGGCGTTCTATCTGCCCAGCTTGGGCTGGAGTTTGTGGGCGAGGAGCAGGCTTATTTTCACAGGCTGCTGGTTGAAATCGAGCAATCGATTCATTCCTCGCGTCTGCTGCCCATAGACGATCTGGTCTTACTCGACATGGTTCGTTCCCTTACAGATCGGATGCAGGAGAAAACTCATTATTCGTTCCATGAGGATCGTCTGCTTCGTGAAGGTCTGATTGCCCATATGGAGCCGGTGCTGGAACGTATGGATGGGCGGCAGCTTATCCGTAATCCGTTGCTTCAGCAGATCCGCAAGGATTATGAATCACTGTTTGAGGATGTAAAGAAAGCCGTGCGAGAGGCTTGGCCCAATACGGATGTTCCGGATGAGGAGATCGGATTTTTGGTAATGCACTTCGGTGCTTCCATTGAACGGCTGAGGGTGCTGAAGCGTGAAATCAGGGCTGTCGTCGTCTGTACGAGTGGGATCGGATCTTCACGGATGTTATCGAGCCGTCTGTCCAAGGAAATTCCCGAAATTCGGATTGTGGACAGCGTGTCCTGGTATGAAGCGGCGCGTATCCCAAAGACGGAATATGATTTGGTTCTCTCTACTGTGGATCTGCCGATGGATAAACATCAATACTACAAGGTGAGCCCACTGCTGACGGCAGAAGAAAGTGAACGTTTAAGACATTTCATCAGGACAACGACGCTTCAGCGGGAACATAGTCCCCCACCTGAAGCAGACTCAAGGACAACAGGACGAATTTCCGATCCGGTTGGACTGGAAGCGACCCTGATTGAAATCGTACAGATAATCGGCAAGTTTCAGGTGTTCCCGCTGGATAATCAGGAGATCGGATTTTTAGAAACAGCTTACGCCATGTGCAGCGTTTTGCATCAATCCGGTGTATTGAATAATCCAGATGAGATTGCCAGGCTGCTGGAGGAGCGTGAAGCTGTTGGAAGTCAGAAGATTCCCGGAACTTCCCTCGCTCTGTTTCATACACGCAGTGATGGCATTCACAGTCCTTCAATTACGCTGTTCCAATTGACAGAGCCGCTTCTACGCACGCCGGAAGACCCGGCAGGTGTCAGCCATGTGCTCTTGATGCTTGGACCCAGACAGTTATCGAAGGAAAGTTTGGAGGTACTGAGTGAGATCAGTGCGCTATTGTTGCAGGAAGAAATGATTGCATTACTTGAAAAAGGCAACCGGGATGATCTTATTCATTACTTGTCCCAAGAACTTGCGGGATTTTACCGCAGCAAAACCGAAATTGGAGGTATTCAAACATGA
- a CDS encoding PTS mannitol transporter subunit IICB, with amino-acid sequence MSSVDAKSEKSGGIRVGVQKFGRFLSGMVMPNMGAFIAWGLITALFIPKGWFPNADFALLVDPMIKYLLPLLIGYTGGTMVHGQRGGVVGAIMTIGVIVGSDIPMFLGAMIAGPLGAWVIKKFDKAVDGKIKSGFEMLVNNFSAGIIGGILALLALKGIGPFVEAISKVLSAGVEALMNAGLLPLVNLIIEPGKVLFLNNAINHGILTPIGTDQARELGQSVLFMLESNPGPGLGILLAYCFFGRGSAKSSAPGAVIIHFFGGIHEIYFPYILMRPILILAAMAGGVAGTLTFMLTGAGLVSAPSPGSIIAYSLLTPKGGYLGMFAGVAVAAVISFLVASILLKTGKQKDDEDLDSASNRMKDMKNQGKTGNLTVDKDNREADRAADIASSAVKTDINKIVFSCDAGMGSSAMGASILRKKMKAAGVDVAVTNTAISEIPQDADIVITQKTLTDRAKSVAPNAEHISIDNFLKSPEYEALVERLKSDS; translated from the coding sequence ATGAGTTCAGTGGACGCAAAGTCCGAAAAAAGCGGAGGAATACGGGTCGGCGTTCAGAAGTTTGGACGTTTCCTGAGTGGTATGGTTATGCCTAACATGGGTGCATTTATCGCCTGGGGTTTGATTACGGCATTGTTCATTCCAAAAGGATGGTTCCCTAACGCAGATTTTGCATTGCTGGTTGATCCAATGATCAAATATTTGCTGCCTTTGCTTATCGGTTACACAGGCGGTACCATGGTACACGGCCAACGTGGTGGTGTAGTCGGTGCAATAATGACCATCGGGGTTATTGTCGGCAGTGACATTCCAATGTTCCTTGGCGCTATGATTGCCGGACCATTGGGAGCTTGGGTCATTAAGAAATTTGACAAAGCTGTCGATGGCAAAATCAAATCAGGGTTTGAGATGCTGGTTAACAACTTCTCCGCTGGTATTATTGGTGGGATTTTGGCCCTTCTAGCCCTTAAAGGCATCGGGCCTTTCGTTGAAGCGATTAGCAAGGTGTTATCGGCTGGGGTAGAAGCTTTGATGAATGCTGGTCTTCTCCCGCTGGTCAACCTGATCATTGAGCCAGGAAAAGTATTATTCCTGAACAATGCCATCAACCATGGGATTCTGACACCGATTGGTACGGATCAAGCAAGAGAACTGGGGCAATCCGTATTATTCATGCTTGAATCCAACCCAGGACCTGGACTCGGCATTTTGCTGGCATACTGCTTCTTCGGTCGCGGATCAGCCAAATCTTCCGCTCCAGGTGCTGTAATCATTCATTTCTTTGGCGGGATTCACGAGATTTATTTCCCTTACATTCTGATGAGACCGATACTGATTCTGGCTGCGATGGCTGGTGGTGTGGCGGGTACATTGACCTTCATGCTGACAGGAGCTGGTTTGGTATCTGCACCGTCACCGGGAAGTATCATTGCCTACTCATTGTTAACGCCTAAGGGTGGATATCTTGGCATGTTTGCCGGGGTAGCCGTAGCTGCGGTCATCTCCTTCCTCGTGGCATCCATACTGCTCAAAACAGGTAAACAGAAGGATGACGAAGATCTGGATAGTGCTTCCAACCGCATGAAAGATATGAAAAATCAGGGCAAAACGGGCAACCTCACCGTTGATAAAGACAATCGTGAAGCTGACCGTGCAGCCGATATTGCTTCTTCGGCAGTAAAAACGGATATCAATAAAATTGTATTCTCCTGTGATGCAGGTATGGGTTCGAGTGCCATGGGTGCCTCGATTCTGCGGAAGAAAATGAAGGCAGCCGGTGTGGATGTCGCTGTAACCAACACGGCGATCAGTGAGATTCCACAAGATGCCGACATCGTCATCACACAGAAAACATTGACTGACCGGGCCAAATCCGTGGCTCCAAATGCAGAGCATATTTCCATCGATAACTTCCTGAAGAGTCCTGAATATGAGGCACTGGTGGAGCGCCTCAAATCCGACTCCTGA